The Sebastes umbrosus isolate fSebUmb1 chromosome 4, fSebUmb1.pri, whole genome shotgun sequence genome has a window encoding:
- the tph1a gene encoding tryptophan 5-hydroxylase 1a isoform X2 — translation MLQGILQTRIRVHRNLVCHAVYTLLQGRNMINKSTFTKIEENTEKKNTSEKGRATIIFSLKNEVGGLVKALKLFQENHVNLVHIESRKSKRRTSEFEIFVDCDSNHEQLNEIIQLLRKHVNVVDMDPPDNSCLDEENMYDVPWFPKKISDLDKCANRVLMYGSELDADHPGFKDNVYRKRRKYFADLAMAYKHSGDPIPRIEFTEEEVKTWGVVYRELNKLYPTHACREYLKNLPLLSKYCEFREDNIPQLEDVSRFLRERTGFTIRPVAGYLSPRDFLAGLAFRVFHCTQYVRHSSDPLYTPEPDTCHELLGHVPLLAEPSFAQFSQEIGLASLGASDDAVQKLATCYFFTVEFGLCKQEGQLRAYGAGLLSSISELKHALSGNARIMPFDPKVTSKQECIITTFQDVYFVSDSFEEAKVKMREFAKTIKRPFTVRYNPYTQSVDVLKDTPSINSVVEELRHELDIVGDALSRLNKQLGV, via the exons ATAAACAAATCAACTTTCACAAAGATTGAAGAAAACACCGAAAAGAAGAATACATCAGAGAAAGGGAGAGCAACAATCATCTTTTCACTCAAGAATGAAGTGGGAGGACTAGTAAAGGCTCTCAAACTCTTCCAG GAAAACCATGTCAACCTTGTACACATAGAGTCCAGAAAATCCAAAAGACGCACCTCTGAGTTTGAAATTTTCGTGGACTGCGACAGCAACCACGAACAACTGAATGAAATAATCCAGCTGCTGAGAAAGCATGTGAACGTGGTGGATATGGACCCTCCAGATAACTCCTGTCTAGACgaagaaa aTATGTATGATGTACCTTGGTTCCCAAAGAAGATTTCAGACTTGGACAAGTGTGCTAACCGTGTCCTTATGTACGGCTCTGAGTTGGATGCGGATCATCCG GGTTTCAAGGACAACGTCTACCGGAAACGGCGAAAGTACTTTGCTGATCTCGCCATGGCCTACAAGCA CAGTGGGGATCCCATTCCCCGTATTGAGttcacagaggaggaagtgaaGACGTGGGGAGTTGTGTACAGGGAGCTCAACAAGTTGTACCCCACCCACGCCTGCCGGGAATACTTGAAGAACCTGCCACTGCTGTCCAAATACTGTGAATTTCGGGAGGACAACATCCCTCAGCTGGAAGACGTGTCACGCTTCCTCAGGG AACGCACTGGATTCACCATCAGGCCTGTGGCTGGTTATCTGTCCCCTCGTGACTTCCTGGCCGGTTTGGCCTTCCGGGTTTTCCACTGTACCCAGTACGTGCGGCACAGCTCCGACCCCTTATACACCCCAGAGCC GGACACATGCCACGAGCTGCTGGGTCACGTCCCGCTGCTAGCAGAGCCCAGCTTCGCCCAGTTCTCTCAGGAGATCGGTCTCGCTTCACTCGGGGCCTCGGATGACGCAGTTCAGAAACTGGCCACG TGCTATTTCTTTACGGTGGAGTTTGGCCTATGCAAACAAGAAGGGCAGCTGCGAGCGTACGGAGCAGGACTGCTGTCATCTATCAGTGAGCTTAAg CATGCACTATCTGGCAATGCAAGGATAATGCCTTTTGACCCCAAAGTTACATCCAAACAAGAATGCATCATCACGACATTTCAGGATGTCTACTTTGTGTCAGACAGCTTTGAGGAGGCCAAAGTCAAGATGAG GGAGTTTGCCAAGACCATCAAGCGTCCCTTCACAGTCCGATACAACCCTTACACCCAGAGCGTGGATGTGCTAAAAGACACTCCCAGCATCAATAGCGTGGTGGAGGAGCTTCGACACGAGCTCGACATCGTCGGTGACGCCCTCAGCCGGCTGAACAAGCAGCTGGGCGTCTGA
- the sergef gene encoding secretion-regulating guanine nucleotide exchange factor isoform X1, whose amino-acid sequence MLYDSVANHGNVMETSRQTEVCLHSWGANSSGQLGQGHEEDLKEPRRLSDTTALLNKAVRALSGGGGHSVVLTENGEVFVCGRNDRGQLGLGHNADISTLQLCPSLTQRVTKVACGWDFTLLLNDCGRVLACGSNAFGQLGVGQTVTHSADLLVVESLEEPVVSVAAGLRHSLAVTDSGCVYQWGRGLFSHAKRALSPRLVPPHLGSTVPSLVPGLDQKTSHMVSAGSAHCVCLTGDGDLFLWGSNKHGQLTITTEPFLSSPTAVKRSLLAGEKVIDVWSGWTHIVAQTESGRVFTWGRGDYGQLGRQASTSQNPERQSTGPSAEGGNQQARLPAEVKVLCGATQIACGSEHNLAIVGGCLLSWGWNEHGMCGDGSYSDVFQPQLVSQTLRPLLVGCGAGHSMTACTATSDSRQNSATTPPH is encoded by the exons ATGCTTTACGACAGTGTCGCAAATCATGGTAACGTTATGGAGACGAGCCGGCAGACGGAGGTTTGTTTACACTCCTGG GGAGCCAACAGCTCCGGGCAGCTGGGACAGGGACATGAGGAGGACCTGAAGGAGCCCCGGAGGCTGTCTGACACCACGGCTCTGCTGAACAAGGCTGTCCGGGCTctcagcggcggcggcgggcaCTCCGTGGTTCTCACCG AAAATGGAGAGGTGTTTGTGTGCGGACGGAATGATAGAGGCCAGCTGGGACTTGGCCACAATGCAGACATCTCAACTCTTCAACTCTGCCCCAGCCTGACTCAGAGGGTCACCAAAGTAGCCTGTGGTTGGGATTTTACTCTTCTTCTCAATG ATTGTGGTCGAGTGCTGGCATGTGGCTCCAACGCATTTGGACAACTAGGTGTTGGACAAACAGTCACACACTCTGCAGATCTGCTGGTCGTTGAG AGTCTGGAGGAGCCTGTGGTGAGTGTAGCAGCAGGACTCAGACATTCACTAGCTGTGACTG ACTCCGGCTGTGTGTATCAGTGGGGAAGAGGTCTTTTCAGTCACGCTAAGAGAGCACTCAGTCCACGCCTTGTCCCACCACACCTTGGCTCTACGGTGCCCTCTCTGGTACCAG GTCTGGATCAGAAGACCTCACACATGGTATCTGCAGGCTCAGCACACTGTGTGTGCCTTACAG GAGACGGCGATTTGTTTCTGTGGGGAAGCAACAAGCATGGCCAGCTGACCATCACCACAGAGCCCTTCCTGTCCTCTCCAACTGCTGTGAAGCGCTCACTGCTGGCTGGAGAGAAAGTCATCGACGTGTGGAGCGGCTGGACGCACATTGTTGCTCAAACAG AGAGTGGGAGAGTGTTCACATGGGGCAGAGGAGATTATGGACAGCTGGGCCGACAAGCATCAACCAGTCAGAACCCAGAGCGCCAATCGACCGGTCCTTCAGCAGAAGGTGGAAACCAGCAGGCTCGCCTCCCTGCAGAAGTTAAAGTCCTCTGTGGAGCGACACAG ATTGCATGCGGATCTGAACACAACCTTGCCATTGTGG GGGGTTGTCTCCTCTCCTGGGGCTGGAACGAACACGGGATGTGTGGAGACGGTTCATACAGCGACGTCTTTCAGCCACAGCTCGTTTCTCAGACTCTCAGACCTCTTCTCGTCGGCTGTGGAGCCGGACACTCTATGACAGCGTGCACTGCGACGAGTGACTCAAGACAAAACTCTGCAACGACTCCACCTCACTGA
- the tph1a gene encoding tryptophan 5-hydroxylase 1a isoform X1 — MYSNKNEGPRRGRSFDSMNIGFEEKLLNNEINKSTFTKIEENTEKKNTSEKGRATIIFSLKNEVGGLVKALKLFQENHVNLVHIESRKSKRRTSEFEIFVDCDSNHEQLNEIIQLLRKHVNVVDMDPPDNSCLDEENMYDVPWFPKKISDLDKCANRVLMYGSELDADHPGFKDNVYRKRRKYFADLAMAYKHSGDPIPRIEFTEEEVKTWGVVYRELNKLYPTHACREYLKNLPLLSKYCEFREDNIPQLEDVSRFLRERTGFTIRPVAGYLSPRDFLAGLAFRVFHCTQYVRHSSDPLYTPEPDTCHELLGHVPLLAEPSFAQFSQEIGLASLGASDDAVQKLATCYFFTVEFGLCKQEGQLRAYGAGLLSSISELKHALSGNARIMPFDPKVTSKQECIITTFQDVYFVSDSFEEAKVKMREFAKTIKRPFTVRYNPYTQSVDVLKDTPSINSVVEELRHELDIVGDALSRLNKQLGV; from the exons ATAAACAAATCAACTTTCACAAAGATTGAAGAAAACACCGAAAAGAAGAATACATCAGAGAAAGGGAGAGCAACAATCATCTTTTCACTCAAGAATGAAGTGGGAGGACTAGTAAAGGCTCTCAAACTCTTCCAG GAAAACCATGTCAACCTTGTACACATAGAGTCCAGAAAATCCAAAAGACGCACCTCTGAGTTTGAAATTTTCGTGGACTGCGACAGCAACCACGAACAACTGAATGAAATAATCCAGCTGCTGAGAAAGCATGTGAACGTGGTGGATATGGACCCTCCAGATAACTCCTGTCTAGACgaagaaa aTATGTATGATGTACCTTGGTTCCCAAAGAAGATTTCAGACTTGGACAAGTGTGCTAACCGTGTCCTTATGTACGGCTCTGAGTTGGATGCGGATCATCCG GGTTTCAAGGACAACGTCTACCGGAAACGGCGAAAGTACTTTGCTGATCTCGCCATGGCCTACAAGCA CAGTGGGGATCCCATTCCCCGTATTGAGttcacagaggaggaagtgaaGACGTGGGGAGTTGTGTACAGGGAGCTCAACAAGTTGTACCCCACCCACGCCTGCCGGGAATACTTGAAGAACCTGCCACTGCTGTCCAAATACTGTGAATTTCGGGAGGACAACATCCCTCAGCTGGAAGACGTGTCACGCTTCCTCAGGG AACGCACTGGATTCACCATCAGGCCTGTGGCTGGTTATCTGTCCCCTCGTGACTTCCTGGCCGGTTTGGCCTTCCGGGTTTTCCACTGTACCCAGTACGTGCGGCACAGCTCCGACCCCTTATACACCCCAGAGCC GGACACATGCCACGAGCTGCTGGGTCACGTCCCGCTGCTAGCAGAGCCCAGCTTCGCCCAGTTCTCTCAGGAGATCGGTCTCGCTTCACTCGGGGCCTCGGATGACGCAGTTCAGAAACTGGCCACG TGCTATTTCTTTACGGTGGAGTTTGGCCTATGCAAACAAGAAGGGCAGCTGCGAGCGTACGGAGCAGGACTGCTGTCATCTATCAGTGAGCTTAAg CATGCACTATCTGGCAATGCAAGGATAATGCCTTTTGACCCCAAAGTTACATCCAAACAAGAATGCATCATCACGACATTTCAGGATGTCTACTTTGTGTCAGACAGCTTTGAGGAGGCCAAAGTCAAGATGAG GGAGTTTGCCAAGACCATCAAGCGTCCCTTCACAGTCCGATACAACCCTTACACCCAGAGCGTGGATGTGCTAAAAGACACTCCCAGCATCAATAGCGTGGTGGAGGAGCTTCGACACGAGCTCGACATCGTCGGTGACGCCCTCAGCCGGCTGAACAAGCAGCTGGGCGTCTGA
- the sergef gene encoding secretion-regulating guanine nucleotide exchange factor isoform X2 produces the protein MLYDSVANHGNVMETSRQTEVCLHSWGANSSGQLGQGHEEDLKEPRRLSDTTALLNKAVRALSGGGGHSVVLTENGEVFVCGRNDRGQLGLGHNADISTLQLCPSLTQRVTKVACGWDFTLLLNDCGRVLACGSNAFGQLGVGQTVTHSADLLVVESLEEPVVSVAAGLRHSLAVTDSGCVYQWGRGLFSHAKRALSPRLVPPHLGSTVPSLVPGLDQKTSHMVSAGSAHCVCLTGDGDLFLWGSNKHGQLTITTEPFLSSPTAVKRSLLAGEKVIDVWSGWTHIVAQTESGRVFTWGRGDYGQLGRQASTSQNPERQSTGPSAEGGNQQARLPAEVKVLCGATQIACGSEHNLAIVEAVAGK, from the exons ATGCTTTACGACAGTGTCGCAAATCATGGTAACGTTATGGAGACGAGCCGGCAGACGGAGGTTTGTTTACACTCCTGG GGAGCCAACAGCTCCGGGCAGCTGGGACAGGGACATGAGGAGGACCTGAAGGAGCCCCGGAGGCTGTCTGACACCACGGCTCTGCTGAACAAGGCTGTCCGGGCTctcagcggcggcggcgggcaCTCCGTGGTTCTCACCG AAAATGGAGAGGTGTTTGTGTGCGGACGGAATGATAGAGGCCAGCTGGGACTTGGCCACAATGCAGACATCTCAACTCTTCAACTCTGCCCCAGCCTGACTCAGAGGGTCACCAAAGTAGCCTGTGGTTGGGATTTTACTCTTCTTCTCAATG ATTGTGGTCGAGTGCTGGCATGTGGCTCCAACGCATTTGGACAACTAGGTGTTGGACAAACAGTCACACACTCTGCAGATCTGCTGGTCGTTGAG AGTCTGGAGGAGCCTGTGGTGAGTGTAGCAGCAGGACTCAGACATTCACTAGCTGTGACTG ACTCCGGCTGTGTGTATCAGTGGGGAAGAGGTCTTTTCAGTCACGCTAAGAGAGCACTCAGTCCACGCCTTGTCCCACCACACCTTGGCTCTACGGTGCCCTCTCTGGTACCAG GTCTGGATCAGAAGACCTCACACATGGTATCTGCAGGCTCAGCACACTGTGTGTGCCTTACAG GAGACGGCGATTTGTTTCTGTGGGGAAGCAACAAGCATGGCCAGCTGACCATCACCACAGAGCCCTTCCTGTCCTCTCCAACTGCTGTGAAGCGCTCACTGCTGGCTGGAGAGAAAGTCATCGACGTGTGGAGCGGCTGGACGCACATTGTTGCTCAAACAG AGAGTGGGAGAGTGTTCACATGGGGCAGAGGAGATTATGGACAGCTGGGCCGACAAGCATCAACCAGTCAGAACCCAGAGCGCCAATCGACCGGTCCTTCAGCAGAAGGTGGAAACCAGCAGGCTCGCCTCCCTGCAGAAGTTAAAGTCCTCTGTGGAGCGACACAG ATTGCATGCGGATCTGAACACAACCTTGCCATTGTGG AAGCTGTTGCTGGAAAATAA
- the tph1a gene encoding tryptophan 5-hydroxylase 1a isoform X3, with protein MYSNKNEGPRRGRSFDSMNIGFEEKLLNNEINKSTFTKIEENTEKKNTSEKGRATIIFSLKNEVGGLVKALKLFQENHVNLVHIESRKSKRRTSEFEIFVDCDSNHEQLNEIIQLLRKHVNVVDMDPPDNSCLDEENMYDVPWFPKKISDLDKCANRVLMYGSELDADHPGFKDNVYRKRRKYFADLAMAYKHGDPIPRIEFTEEEVKTWGVVYRELNKLYPTHACREYLKNLPLLSKYCEFREDNIPQLEDVSRFLRERTGFTIRPVAGYLSPRDFLAGLAFRVFHCTQYVRHSSDPLYTPEPDTCHELLGHVPLLAEPSFAQFSQEIGLASLGASDDAVQKLATCYFFTVEFGLCKQEGQLRAYGAGLLSSISELKHALSGNARIMPFDPKVTSKQECIITTFQDVYFVSDSFEEAKVKMREFAKTIKRPFTVRYNPYTQSVDVLKDTPSINSVVEELRHELDIVGDALSRLNKQLGV; from the exons ATAAACAAATCAACTTTCACAAAGATTGAAGAAAACACCGAAAAGAAGAATACATCAGAGAAAGGGAGAGCAACAATCATCTTTTCACTCAAGAATGAAGTGGGAGGACTAGTAAAGGCTCTCAAACTCTTCCAG GAAAACCATGTCAACCTTGTACACATAGAGTCCAGAAAATCCAAAAGACGCACCTCTGAGTTTGAAATTTTCGTGGACTGCGACAGCAACCACGAACAACTGAATGAAATAATCCAGCTGCTGAGAAAGCATGTGAACGTGGTGGATATGGACCCTCCAGATAACTCCTGTCTAGACgaagaaa aTATGTATGATGTACCTTGGTTCCCAAAGAAGATTTCAGACTTGGACAAGTGTGCTAACCGTGTCCTTATGTACGGCTCTGAGTTGGATGCGGATCATCCG GGTTTCAAGGACAACGTCTACCGGAAACGGCGAAAGTACTTTGCTGATCTCGCCATGGCCTACAAGCA TGGGGATCCCATTCCCCGTATTGAGttcacagaggaggaagtgaaGACGTGGGGAGTTGTGTACAGGGAGCTCAACAAGTTGTACCCCACCCACGCCTGCCGGGAATACTTGAAGAACCTGCCACTGCTGTCCAAATACTGTGAATTTCGGGAGGACAACATCCCTCAGCTGGAAGACGTGTCACGCTTCCTCAGGG AACGCACTGGATTCACCATCAGGCCTGTGGCTGGTTATCTGTCCCCTCGTGACTTCCTGGCCGGTTTGGCCTTCCGGGTTTTCCACTGTACCCAGTACGTGCGGCACAGCTCCGACCCCTTATACACCCCAGAGCC GGACACATGCCACGAGCTGCTGGGTCACGTCCCGCTGCTAGCAGAGCCCAGCTTCGCCCAGTTCTCTCAGGAGATCGGTCTCGCTTCACTCGGGGCCTCGGATGACGCAGTTCAGAAACTGGCCACG TGCTATTTCTTTACGGTGGAGTTTGGCCTATGCAAACAAGAAGGGCAGCTGCGAGCGTACGGAGCAGGACTGCTGTCATCTATCAGTGAGCTTAAg CATGCACTATCTGGCAATGCAAGGATAATGCCTTTTGACCCCAAAGTTACATCCAAACAAGAATGCATCATCACGACATTTCAGGATGTCTACTTTGTGTCAGACAGCTTTGAGGAGGCCAAAGTCAAGATGAG GGAGTTTGCCAAGACCATCAAGCGTCCCTTCACAGTCCGATACAACCCTTACACCCAGAGCGTGGATGTGCTAAAAGACACTCCCAGCATCAATAGCGTGGTGGAGGAGCTTCGACACGAGCTCGACATCGTCGGTGACGCCCTCAGCCGGCTGAACAAGCAGCTGGGCGTCTGA